The genomic segment TTAAGGTACAGGGCAACCCCAATTCCTTTTGTCTTCTGTAGGTACCATTCTGTGGGGTCCTAGCACCTCTGAACAGAAACTGCAGCAGGAAAGATCCAAGCTAGACTCCAGGAAGGACTGTTAGAGCAGCTAAGGGATCCAAAGAAGGAGAGATGGCGGCAGGGAGATGGGTGACGGGACCTGGaggctcttcccctcccttctttcctccctccccattaAAGGACTTGGGTTATGGGCAGCACTGATTCCATTCCTTCTCTCCGTgcttgagaaaattaaaatctataaccctctcccccaccccagcagcctcCAGGGAGCAGACTGCATTAGGAGGAGAAATGGAAACTGACAGCTGCGAgccaaggagggggtggggggagctgctCTGGGAGACAGAACACCTGGGGCCTGCTCTAGCAGTGtccaggggggagggcagagggagggacggGCCTGTCCTTCCTGCAGTCTGACCTCCAGCCTTCCTGCTGCAGTATCAGGCCCTCTTGTGCTGTGCACCTCTTCCaggcctctcccttcctccctgatAATGCCTACCCGGTCTATAAAATGCAGCTAAGCATGGGGGTCTGGGCTCCATCTGGAAAGTGCTTTGAGGCTCCCCCAGGAGCCAGCTGGGCCTGGGCTCGGACTGGGAGTGGAGGCAGGAATCCGAGCGGGAAGAATGCAAGGAGAGAAGGGGACGGACGGAGGCCCAGCCTCGTCGGGCCGCTGGATGGGGCCCCTGCAGTGGGATGGGGCACCCGGGGACCCGAGGGGCAGGGCCGGGGCGGTGGGCAGGGCTGACCTCCGTGTTGGAGAGCTGGTACCAGGGCTGCTTGCCGTAGGTGAAGATCTCCCAGAGCACCACGCCGAAGCTCCACACGTCGCTCTCGGTGGTGAACTTGCGGTAGAGGATGCTCTCGGGCGGCATCCAGCGGATGGGCAGCATGGTGCGGCCCCCCACCTGCAGGCGGCGCTGCGtcattgcgggggggggggcgcccacgtcccccgcccccgctgctgcccccgccccgccccgtcaTTAAAGATGAATGGCAGGGGCTCTGGGGGCCGGCGCTAAGAGGGAAAAAGCGATGGTGGCGTCTCTGTGCGTCTCAGAGAGCGGAGACACACCCTCGTCCATGGCCAGGAGGTAAGACAGGGGTTAGAGTCCAGAGAGGGGCAGCCTGGGCCCCCACGCCGCCCAGGAAGAGGAGGGCATGCCCGCGCCCGAAGCGGGGGCCCAAGGACCCTTACGCGGTAATAGTCCGTGCTGTAGATGTCCCTGCTCATGCCGAAGTCGCCGATCTTGACCACTAGGCCTTGGCCCACCAGGCAGTTGCGCGTGGCCAGGTCCCGATGCACGAAGTGCAGACCAGCCAGGTACACCATCCCCGCCGCGACCTGGCTCGCCACGGCCAGAagctgccccaggcccagggggCCAGGAGCCACGTCCTCCCCGCCAGCCAGCAGCTTGGCGTCAGGCCCGTGGGACCTGCCaaagagtgagggagaggaggcccggctgggggaggggggagccccCAGGAGGCTGAGGTCACGGAAccaggggggctggggtgggagggggaggagactCCCGAGAatggaagaagcaaggaacagGGAGGCAGGTGTCtggagggcctgggaggggggcCGCCGGGTGTGCCCACCTCCGGAGCCTCACCACTGCCCACACTTTCCACATTCACGGCCCCCCAGGCAGCCCCCTCAAACTCTGAGCCCAGCAGCCAGCTGCCCTCTGGCCCCTGCATCTCTTGCCCATGGACACCTCCCACTGGGTCCTCCAGATGCTTAGCTTCTTCCCCCAggtctgcctctgcctctgtgaaGGGAAGCTTCCCCCCCAGGCTCCGAGCCTGAAACCTGGGGGTCCTCCTGTCTCTCTCACCTTTGCCCTCACTATTCAGCCTTCCGTGGGGTCCTTCTTCCTGCCAAAGGTCTCCAGGACACCCTCCACCTCCCACAGCCACCACTCCAGATCCATCCCTGGTCACTCAGCTCCATTCCCCAGATATTCCTTCTTCTGACCCCTGCCCGAGCCAATGGCTTTGTCGGGCCGGCCCCTGCCCACGGGCCAACTTTCTCCTCATCTGTTTATTCCTTCACACAGCCCGGGGCTTACTACACACCTGCAGCGGGCCAGTCACAGAGCTACCTGGGGACTAGGCCACAGGTCAACAGGGCACCTGATGGGCACTCAGGCTAGGGGTGGGAGAAGTCAGGGGAGACTTCTTGGAGGAAGAGACATTTAAACTGAGACGTAAACCCTGAAGAAAAGAGGTGAGTAAGCCATTCAAAAGGGTCAGAGACAGAGGTGGGTGAAGTGACTGGGAGGAAGACCTGCTGTGCCAGACAAAGGGAGCTGTAAATGCAAAGGCCCCGGGGCTCGAAGGAACAGCTGGGCTTCTTAGGGAACGTCCTCCAGACTTATCTAGGAGCCTTCACGATTCCCTCCTTTGGTTCCCTGTGCTCCCCGCAGCATTAAGAGCCACTTCTCCCACCGCCTGGGTCCCAGATGGTGGCCTGTCCCTGGCCTGCATCCCCACACTCAGCACTGAGCCCACACGGTGTCCGGTGAGCCAGGCCTCCGGTCTGGCCTCCCGTTGACTCCAGTCTCCTGAGCCCATCCACCTCCACACTCCACATGGGGTCTCAtcacctccctcctgctccccacgCTGCatgggctcctcctcctccacaggaTAAGCTCAGACTCAAGGTCTCTCCCAACCGAATTCTATAGCCTGACGGTGTGGATGACCCTTCACTCCCAAGGGGGTGTTCAGAGACCAAATCACGACCATCAGCTGGACAGCCACACAGCGCTTTCTCATTCAGAACCACAGCCCCCCACTGTCCCTCTTActggcagggaaactgaggtcagagaggaaagCTATTTGGCTCAGCTAGGAGGTCACAGCTGAGTGCAAGCCTGGCCCTCCCCCTACCCGCCTCACACCTCACAGGGCGCCATCCTGGGAAAGGGGGCGTTCTCATCCAAGGACTCAACAAAGGGAACATGTGACCAACACAGGGGCTGAGAGCAGGGCTCTACTTGGGGTCATACTCCCCCCTGGGTGCCTGTGGGCAAGCCACTTAcgcctcatctgtgaaatgggcacatTTCTTAAAGCTATTAAAATCATCGGCACACATTAGTAAATGTGTCAGAGTTGTTCTGTCCACagcaaaagaaattaatttttagtgACGTTCTTCGAGTATAAATGGCCATATACGCTTGGAGATTATGAAGAGTACATATATATTAGGGTGATTATTCAGACACACGTGTCCATGCACACGCAACCAGGGTGCAGAGTGGGAGCAGAGTACCTGGAAGGCCTGTTACTGTCGCCGTAGCTCTCCACGCTGTCACCCCCACAGGCCTGGTTCTGCACGCCCcccacacatgcaaacacactcTCTGCAAGTCACTGTCCTGACTTCTGCTcgcgccccacccccccaactacCGCCACCATGTCCTGGGCGCAGACGGCCCCCCATCCACACAGCTGCCTTCGAGCTCCTCCAGGACAAGAGCCCAGCCCTCCTGTTACGTCTGGTGTCCCCACTCGGTTCGACAGACCATTGGGGATGCGCTTGCAGGGAGGGGGTACAGGGGCTCAGAGCCGGAGGCCAGCATGGGTGGCCAGGCACTCCTACCGGAGGAAGCGGTTGAGGTCCCCGTGGCGCATGTACTCAAAGACCATGAGCAGCGGACGGCCCTCGGTGCAGACCCCAAAGAAGCGCACGATATGCTGATGCTGCAGCATGGTGAGCAGCTGGGCCTCTCGCTGGAAGTCCTGCCTGGCGCTCTCCGACACCTCCTTCAGAGCCTGGACGCCAGGGCGCGGCGGGACTGGGTGaggggccccctcccctgcccacacccAAGGGGGCCACACCCCGcagcccaccccccagcctgAGCACCCGGTCCTGGAACCGGGGTGCTCTGGGACGTGGGACCCAGGCCAGCGGCAGCTCGTAGACAGGGTCGTACCTTGACGGCCACGAGCATCTTGTCCTGCTCAGACAACAGGTTGTGGCACTCCGCAAGGAAGACCTTCCCAAAGGCGCCTTCGCCCAACTCCCATTTGAGCACGATGTCCTGGCGCTTGATGTGATGAACACCTGCCGGGAGGCAGGAGGCCTGCAGGGTCAGACCTGAGCCCCCGTCTTGGGAAGGACTGGCCGGCAGGCCTGGGGGCAGCGCAAGGCTGCCAGCCAAGGGGGTGGCTGGGGACTGAAACTGAGCCTTTGTGCATTCCCCAAAGCCCCATACTGCGGTGTGGACGGGGAAGGGAGGGAcgggaggggaggctggtggaCAAAGGAGACAACACAGGGGCTtctgcacacgcgcacacacacccaggctCACCCCCACCCTTGACCCAGGATAGCCCCTCACAGGCATCACTGAAGTATTGTGGGTTCTCGATGATGTGGCCTTGGAGCCCAGAGCCTTTGCCCTCAGTGGGGGACAAGGAGCTGCCACCTAATGTCATGAAATGCAGGGACATGGCCAGTCCGTCCTCTGGAGCCAGCACAGCTGCCCCTGGGGAAGCAACACAGCCTTACGGAGGGGTCACAACCCAGGTACACACCCCGGCCCCCGTCAGGCTGCAGGGCACCAGGCAAGCCCGGCCTGTAActtgcaggggaggggcaggggagcgAGGGAGCGAGGCAGCCCGCAGGGGACGGGGAGGCACTATGGCCTCTCTCTGTCTGGCTCCTGCCCAACCCCAGGCCCAGTGGGCCACCAAAGAACTCGCCCCCCCGCAGAGCTCAGACCTCCCAGACCCACTTAGTGTTTGACTATAATCCAGCCGCCAATTAGCAGCTGCTGCCTGACACTCTCCCAGCCGCAGCCCCGACAGACGCGCCCCGCGGCCAGGCCCGCATCCACCCCAGTGCACACCCCCTAGCTCTCCACCGTGTGCAGGCCCCCCACACGGAGGACGGGGTCAGGGAGAGCCAGTGGGAAACAAAGCCGGCAGGACGGAcggacagacggacagacagcCCCACTGCAGCACCCCGACTCACGGTTGATCCCAAACTTGTTCCTCCGTCCACATTTGTTGAGCACAAGGAAGAACGTGGAAAGGAAGAGGCAGGCAAAGACAGCCAGGCCCACGGCCACtgagacctgggggtgggggtgctcagAGCCgagcttctcctgctccctcagaGCCCCCCCAGAGCAAACAGCTCCCCATCCTGCGTGGGAGCCCAGAGCCGGGCCCCCAGACCTGCGTCCTCCTCCCTGACAAGCCACGAGCCCAGCCTCCCGATCCCAAGGCTGAGACCAGCTTCCCCATCTCATGCTCACCCCAAAAGGGGTTTCATCCTTCTTCTCCACTGGGTCTCCGGAAGTGCTGTTAGTGTCTGTGGGGACACAGGGCACGGATAGTGGGCCTCAGCCCACGCCGTGTCTCCTGCAGCagctcccccccacccgcccctgcTGAGCCCTTGGGGATCAGGTcagctgtgccctctgccccagcctcagcTTCAGGGACCAGACAGAACCTGCCCTCCGGCCTGGGCTACTCACCCACTGGCGAGAAGGAGACtgcagtgggaggaggagagaaagcagtCAGATGGGGGGCGGAGGTCGGTGAGGTCCCCCCCCCACTCATCCCTTCCTGGGgcggtgggtggggtggggaggtggggcggCTGGACCTCGAGGAGAAGAGGCACGCAGCCCTTCTCCAGCTGGGCCACCGATGCCCTGGTGCACCACCCTCTCCTCGGCCAGCCCAGGGAGCGGGGCAGCCCAGGGGTTCGGGGCTCCCGGGGTTCGGGGGAGGCGGGGCAGGGAGGCCAGCGCGGAGCCGGACACCAGAGCTCCAGGACCAGGCACTCCAACTGTGGTCAGGACCAGGCCTCCCCGCGGGCGCCCGGATCTGTGCCccgaggggcggggggcggggcaggcccGGAGGGGGGCGGGGCTCGGGGTGGCCCTCGCACCCGGGATGGGGTCCTCGGGGTTGAACTCGAAAGGGTTGTCCATGAAGGCGGCCATGACAAAGGCGGAGGCCTGGCCCGAGGGGTTGGCGGCCAGCAGCGTGTAGTTGCCGTTGTTGACGTGGGTGGGCTGGTTGAGGCGCAGGCAGCCGTGCCGCACGGTCTCGTTGGCCGCGGGCTCCAGGAACTCGGTGAAGATGAAGCTGGTCTCGTTGAGCACAGAGCCGTTGAAGAGCCAGCGCAGAGAGGGCGCCGGCTGCCCGTCCACCGAGAAGGGGATGCACCAGTGGTGTAGTTCCACTGGCTTGTGCAGCTGCACGCTGGCCGGGACTGCGGGCCAGACGGGCGACAGCCGCAAGTCAGGGAGCAGCCGGAGGGGACCCGGCGCCCACCTGACAAgtcggggtgggggcagagccagAAATCAGGTGGCGGTGGGCCAGCAGGCCCAAAGAAATGCACAAGGAGGGACCTCCCGAAGAAAGGTGACGGTCAATCTTAAATGAACCAGGCAGCAGCTGCACACAATTCAGAGGCTTGGCCAGCCTCTGTGGTGGCCGTCAGTGACAGCCCCAGGGAAGCGGGTGCCGGCTATGGGAATGAAACACGCGGTCTTTTGGATAAGGGATCCAGAAAAATGAAGTGCAATCAAGCTTAAGAAGATCGGGAGAGGGCCTAAACgtcaaacaagcaaaaaatatgtagttaaacAGCTTttggaaaggggcgcctggggggctcagtgggttaagcgtctgcctttggcccaggtcatggtctcagggttttgggatcgagcccagaaTCAGGCATCAGGCTGCCGgtgcagcgggaagcctgcttctccctctccctctgcccctccccctgctcattctctctctctctctttaacaaataaataaataaaatctttaaaaaaaaaaaaaaagcttttggaaAAAGAATGTATGGGTTTGAAATAGACCCAACCTGAGGAGAGCAAAAGCCTCTTGATAATAGATACATAGATGTGCAGGGGACACCACTCGGCAGGAAAGGACCTAAGGAACAACAGCTGCTCCCAGCACCACTGGTGAATCTTCCAAATACAATGTTGCACAGAAGAAAGTAAGCCCAGAATAATACTTGCAGGAGGATTCCATCTCTAGACCGTACGCCAACAGGGAAAACTAAACCACACTGATAGGGAAGCACACgtgtgtaaaattatttttaaaagcaaggaaaCGATTATCCCAAAAGTCGGGATGGTGCAGAGAAAAAGgatggggagaggaaagggactGTGTTCTGAAGAGCCAAAGACTAATTATTGTTTAAAGTATCTATGTTTTATGCACATATCTACCTTATATTTcacaattaaagaagaaaaattgtataATGTACAGGGTTTAATTTGTTGGCAGACCTAGGGAAATTAGGCAGCGAGCATAAAGAAGAGCTGGGGAGGAGAATCTCTTCTTTTGAAACTCggatgtgggggcgcctgggtggctcagttggttaagcatctgccttcggctcaggtcatggtcccagggtcctgggatcgagccccgcatcgggctccctgctcagtggggagtctgcttctccctctgaccctcctccctctcatgctctctgtctctcattctctccctcacaaataaagaaaatcttaaaaaaaaataaaaattaaaaataaataaataaaactcggATGTGGGACAAAAGTGCTCCGGTGGGCGGGCAGTGAAGTAACGCGGCGAGAGCGGCCAGGCAGCTGGCTGTCTCAGGTAGCAAGCCTTGGGCAGGGAGCCAGAAAGAAATCCATCCCCATCCCTCTGGCCTTGACCAGCCCCCAGGACTTCCCCCACAGGATCAGGTTTTCATGGGAATCTGGAAACAGCTGGGCGGGAGCAGCTGTAGAGATACATATCCCAACCCCTTCCTCCAGTCCCTGCCCCTCAGAGCCTCTTTCCAGGGAAGAAggggggtgtgtgttgggggggtcaCTGGGACTCACAGGAGACGTTGACCTGCACGGAGACTTCGGCCCGGCCCATGTCATTCTCCGCCCAGCATGTCACATTCTTCTTATTGAGGTCACTGGTGACATTGGCCAGGGTCAGCCCCAGGGATGGCAGACCCCCAGATTGCTGGGTCAGGAAAGAGAAGGGTAAATGAGGGAGAGTGTCAGCAGGCATGGGTAtggaggcagggggctggagcTGATATCTTTAGGGCACCCCTGTGGCTccagatggaaaagaaaggagtGGAGAGAACgggaggagggaagaggtagAGGAGagaatgcccccccccccttagAGCTTGTTCGCAGACTATCTCCTGGACCATTTATTTAATGATCCGAAAAAGTCTAGAACATGACCAGTAACTTCAAAACAGGTGCAGAATACCCTGAACCAGGACCACCATCTGAGCAGCTCAACAGATGTCAAGAACCCCAAGTACCAGACAGACACAACTCATTCTTGCTTTACACACAGTTCTAACAGTCTCCGCCCAGGGGAGACCAGAAAAACGGGCTGGCAGGGCATTGGGTAGGAACGGCGGCGGCACCCCGAGCCCCTCTGGCAGATAAACACGGAGAGTGAAGCTAGCGGCCAAGTGACTTCATTCTGAATCATCATCAGAAGACTCAATCAGGTTCAGATTCTCTTCCTAAGAAACTGTGGATATGTGTCAGTCACACGACCTTAGGACAATTCCTAATCTTGCTGAACCTTGGCTTTCTTGCTTTGTAAGCCAAGGAGGTAAGACAAAATGATCTTTTGACATTTTAGAAAGCTATTTCCATAAAATGATGGAAGTCAATGGAACAGTGGACAAACCTCATTTATCTGGAAATTTCAGAAATGCGGAATCCTGTGACTAAGTGCTAGAGGAGGTGAAGTTTCCCCGGGCTTCCACTGGAATGGAAGCTCGAAGTTCCAGAAGAGCTCTCTAGCCTCTTGTGCAGGCCCTGGCTTCCAGCCTCCTCCAGGGGAAGCCCGGCCCTGCCCCAAGCTTCTGTCTGCGGCCCCGTCTCCCCCAAATCCCTGGGGGTGCAGGGCAGCCCATTAACTCTTCCCTTGGAGCTGCTCTGCCACTGTCCCCTCTCCTGAGGGTGACCAGCCTCCCTTGCCCTCCACTGAACCCAGTTGGGTGTGACTTTTCTGTAGGAAGTTTCTAGAAAACAGAAGTGGTAGCAAACATGTAAATCTCcccaagagaaaagcaaaacccTGGAATTTCCCAAAACAGCTGAGCAGAGGTCTCTCCGCCAATGGTCATGGCCAACCTCTTGCCTCTGCCTTGTTCCCTTTCCATCACTCACTCTCGGTGGTTCTGCTCAG from the Halichoerus grypus chromosome 7, mHalGry1.hap1.1, whole genome shotgun sequence genome contains:
- the NTRK1 gene encoding high affinity nerve growth factor receptor isoform X2, translated to MLRGGPRGQRGGHGRAAGPGSLLAWLMLASASAAPCPDVCCPHGPSGLRCTRPGALHSLRRLPGAENLTELYIENQEHLQHLDAVHLRGLGELRDLTIVKSGLRSVAPDAFRFTPRLSRLNLSFNALESLSWKTVQGLPLQELVLSGNPLRCTCALRWLLRWEEAGLGGVRGQKLQCPGQGPLAVLSNASCGVPVLKVQMPNTSVDVGDDVSLQCLVEGRGLEGAGWILTELEDLATVTQSGGLPSLGLTLANVTSDLNKKNVTCWAENDMGRAEVSVQVNVSFPASVQLHKPVELHHWCIPFSVDGQPAPSLRWLFNGSVLNETSFIFTEFLEPAANETVRHGCLRLNQPTHVNNGNYTLLAANPSGQASAFVMAAFMDNPFEFNPEDPIPVSFSPVDTNSTSGDPVEKKDETPFGVSVAVGLAVFACLFLSTFFLVLNKCGRRNKFGINRAAVLAPEDGLAMSLHFMTLGGSSLSPTEGKGSGLQGHIIENPQYFSDACVHHIKRQDIVLKWELGEGAFGKVFLAECHNLLSEQDKMLVAVKALKEVSESARQDFQREAQLLTMLQHQHIVRFFGVCTEGRPLLMVFEYMRHGDLNRFLRSHGPDAKLLAGGEDVAPGPLGLGQLLAVASQVAAGMVYLAGLHFVHRDLATRNCLVGQGLVVKIGDFGMSRDIYSTDYYRVGGRTMLPIRWMPPESILYRKFTTESDVWSFGVVLWEIFTYGKQPWYQLSNTEAIECITQGRELERPRACPPEVYAIMRGCWQREPQQRQSIKDVHARLQALAQAPPVYLDVLG
- the NTRK1 gene encoding high affinity nerve growth factor receptor isoform X1, whose amino-acid sequence is MLRGGPRGQRGGHGRAAGPGSLLAWLMLASASAAPCPDVCCPHGPSGLRCTRPGALHSLRRLPGAENLTELYIENQEHLQHLDAVHLRGLGELRDLTIVKSGLRSVAPDAFRFTPRLSRLNLSFNALESLSWKTVQGLPLQELVLSGNPLRCTCALRWLLRWEEAGLGGVRGQKLQCPGQGPLAVLSNASCGVPVLKVQMPNTSVDVGDDVSLQCLVEGRGLEGAGWILTELEDLATVTQSGGLPSLGLTLANVTSDLNKKNVTCWAENDMGRAEVSVQVNVSFPASVQLHKPVELHHWCIPFSVDGQPAPSLRWLFNGSVLNETSFIFTEFLEPAANETVRHGCLRLNQPTHVNNGNYTLLAANPSGQASAFVMAAFMDNPFEFNPEDPIPDTNSTSGDPVEKKDETPFGVSVAVGLAVFACLFLSTFFLVLNKCGRRNKFGINRAAVLAPEDGLAMSLHFMTLGGSSLSPTEGKGSGLQGHIIENPQYFSDACVHHIKRQDIVLKWELGEGAFGKVFLAECHNLLSEQDKMLVAVKALKEVSESARQDFQREAQLLTMLQHQHIVRFFGVCTEGRPLLMVFEYMRHGDLNRFLRSHGPDAKLLAGGEDVAPGPLGLGQLLAVASQVAAGMVYLAGLHFVHRDLATRNCLVGQGLVVKIGDFGMSRDIYSTDYYRVGGRTMLPIRWMPPESILYRKFTTESDVWSFGVVLWEIFTYGKQPWYQLSNTEAIECITQGRELERPRACPPEVYAIMRGCWQREPQQRQSIKDVHARLQALAQAPPVYLDVLG